Sequence from the Prosthecobacter debontii genome:
CTGCCCCTTTTTCATTTCCACGGCGTAGCGATCCACATCTCCCTTCGTCTGAATCACGCCGCTGGCATACACGGTCGTTATGGAAGTGGCTTGTTCACGGCTGTCATTCGGTTCCTTTTCAAGGATCGGAGCCTCAGATGTTACCACCGCCTGGAGAGGCAATACGGCCGCTGGAGGCGTCAACTGAACCCATGGTTCGAACACCTGAAGCTCATTCGGTGAATAACTGTATTTGCTCTGGCTGGCCGGAATATCTGGACCTGCGAGAGTGACGTCATGTTTACCCTGCCTGCTCACGACTGGCGGAAATAGGTGCGTCGCCACCGCACTTCGGGTCAGGTGAAGACGATACACCACCGACGCACCGCCGGTAAACCGGACATCTGCCACCGGCGGATGGGCAAAACCCGCGAGTTGCACCGTATAGAGCCCCGCTGCGGGGGCCTTGAAAGCCAATGAGGGGTCTAAGTTACGCCCATCACTGGCGGTCAAAACACGAATCCCCTTTTCATCTATCACATGAGCCAGCATATCCACACCGGAACCTAGCGCATACGCTTCAACCACGGCCGTGAGCGTTTGCCCAGCATCTAAGCGCACGGCATAGCCATCCACATCTCCACCTTTATCGAGGCGACCATTGATGCAGATCGGTAATTTCGTCACCTCCTGAGATTTACCCAACTCATCGTTAGGCTCATTTTCAAGCATCTCAGCAAACGATCCGATGCTAAACCACCGAGGCTCTGAAGCTCCCTCATCATTGATGGCACGAACGAGATACAAGCCAGGCTTCGTTTGATCCGACACCGTTGCCCGCCACTCCTGTTTACGCCCAGTCGGCATGAAGAAGACCCCTGGAGCATTGGTCCAGAGTCGGCATTCAGCTCCCACCTTCCCGGTCACCGAGACCTCAAAGCTGGAGCCCTTTTGCCCTCCTGCGGGGAAGAGTGCCTCCATTCTCGGCGCATCGGCTAAGACTGCCTGAGTGTGCCCACCCAGACAGTAAACGCCGATGATGCCTTTGATCCAACCGGGGAGAATCACTCTCCAGACTCTCGTCACGACTCTGTTCTTCACACGAATAGCTCCTTGATCAGCTTGCCGCCATTCACCAGTTGCAGGGGGCGACCCGTGTTGGTGTGCAGAACCTGGTGCGGATCGATCCCCAATTTGGTGTAGAGAGAGACCGCAAAGTCTTCAGGCGAATAAATGTTTTCGGCAGCGTAGTAGCCCTTGGGGTCGGTGGCTCCCACCACTTGTCCGCCAGGGATGCCCGCACCTGCCATCAGCACACTCATCGCGCCCGGCCAATGATCCCGACCGGAATCCTTATTCACCTTCGGCGTGCGGCCAAACTCACCCAAACAAATGACCAGCGTATTGTCCAGCATCCCGCGCTGGTCGAGGTCAGTGATCAATCCATTCAATCCTTGATCCAGCTTGTCGGCAAACCCACCTTTGAAAGTTTTAAAGATATCACGATGATGATCCCATCCGCCCCAATAGGCGACGGTGAAAGAGACGCCCACCTCAGCCAAACGGCGCGCTAGAAGCAAGCGTTGGCCGAAGTCATTTTCACCATAGAGCTTACGTGTGGCTTCAGATTCCTTGCTCAGATCAAAAGCCGCCTGAGCTGTCGGAGAAGTGACAAGCTCAAGCCCCTGCTGATAAAACTGGTCGAAACCCACCGTCGGATCTTCAGCCGCCTTATCAGTAATGCGCTTGAGGTTATCCAGCGAGGCTCGCAGGCGATTCCGACTCATGGCTCGCCCCTCGCTGATCTCTTGTGGGATGGCCACATCACGCACACGGAAGGACTTGCTGTTGGGATCTCCTCCAATCACAAATGGCGCGTGCTGGGCTCCGAGGAAATTCGGACCTCCAGAGCGCGAGGCCGCAGGCAGACTCATGTAAGCCGGCAAGCCACCGCGAATACCGCGCTCATGAGAAACCATGGAGCCGAACGATGGATGAAAGCTTACAAATGCCCCACACCCCACGGGCACCGGAGTGGGGGATCCCGTCATTAAATAATGATTTCCTCCACCGTGATTGGGATCCTTGTGACAGATGGAGCGAACGACCGTGAACTTGTTAAAGCTTTTGGCCAGCCGAGGCAGGGTTTCGCTGAAATGAACCCCCGGCACGCACGTGGGGATGGATTTGAATTCCCCCCGGATCTCTTTGGGAGCTTCAGGCTTAGGATCGAATGTCTCGTAATGCGATGGACCTCCATCCAACCACACCAGGATACAATTGATCTGATCAGGGCTCAGTTTGCCACGTGCCTGAGCCGCCTGGGCACGCAGAGCCAGAATATCCGAGAAAGCGATCCCACCCAGCGCGGCAAAGCCTGTCTGGAGGAAATCTCGGCGGCCAAGGCCATTGCAATTATACTTCATGGGTGACGCAGGGTGCGAGCGAAGGGTTAGTGATTGAAAACAAATTCCGCCGAGTTGATCAACGCCCACGCCAGATCCTCGATAGCGATCTCACGCGTGCTACCTGGTTGGGAAAAGAATTGAAGAGCTGTTTTAAGTTCCTGATCGGTCGGTAACCGGTTGTAGGCCGCCAAGTAGATCTCCGTCACCACTTTGGGCTCAGGCAAGTTTCCCTTGGCCAGAGCCTTCAGCTTCCCAGAAGGGCTGCTCAGCTTGGTCTGAAGACTGTTGGAATTCATCAGATGCAAAGCCTGCACCACACTGGATTTGCGATCTCTCTCACAAGGGCATTCCTGACTCGCATTCGGTCTTCCAAAAGCATCCAAGAAATCGCTATCAAGCTCGTGATTCCATGTCTGCACGGCCCGCGAGTTCGGCGGCAGACCACTGAAAGCATCCCGAATACCCGTCAAATCGCTGACTGCATCTAGAAGCACCTCGGCACTGAGGCGTCGCTTGAGACTGTGCGAGAAGTTTTTGTTATCCGCCAGATTACTGTCATTGGGCTGGGAACTCAGTTGATAGGTTCTTGAGTTCACAATCGTGCGCATCAGGTGTTTCAAATCATAACCGTGCGAACTGAAATCATGCGCCAGCCACTCCAGCAAGTCTTCGTTGGTGGGTGGGTTAGACACCCGAAAATCATCCACGGGATCGACGATACCTCGGCCAAGGAAGTCGGACCAAATGCGATTGACGATGGCTTTGGCAAAGAACGGATTGTCACTGCTGGCCATCCAGTCGGTTAATGCCACCCGTGGGTCTTGCCCTTTCACATACGGCATTTCCGGACCGTCCGGCGGTTTGGGCACCATCACAGCATCGGTCACCGGGTGAGTCACCTCGCCTTTGCCGCCATACCACCAATATTCAGGCTCCCCCGAGATTGGCGCGGAGATCGCCTGCCCCTTACGTTTCATCTGACCAAAGAAGGCCGCGAGTTGATAATAATCCTCCTGGGTCCACTTCTCGCTCGGATGGTGGTGACACTTGGCGCAATCCAACCTCACTCCCAGAAAGATCTGACTGACGAACGAACTGGCATCGATCGGCTCTCGCTTATCACGTAGCACCGCTACAGGTCCATACTCGTGGGAACTTCCTTCAGCCGTCAAAAGCTCACGAACCATCTGATCGTAAGGCTTGTTCTGACGGAAACTGTCACGAAGCCACGCATCCAACAGATAGACCGGCTTCACACCGACGCGAGATGGGTTAGGCCGGATCAGATCCCCCCATTTGACAGCCCAGTGGTCAGCGTAGTTAGGGTCACGCAAAAGTTCATCCACCAGACGCTGACGTTTGTCTGTCCGTAGATCAGCAATAAAACGCCGTGCCTGATCTCCCGTTGGCAAGCGCCCAACCAAATCCATGGAGACGCGCCGCAAGAACTCTTCATCCGTGCAAGTGTCTGACGGTAAGATCCCCAGCTTTTGGTGTCGGGCATAAACCAATCGATCAATCTCGTTGTTCACGGGTAACTTCGCATACAACTCCGTTGGCAGAGCCTTCTCGGTAGGCACAGTCACACGCGCCACATCTACGAAGCCCATGTAGCGCACCACAATCACACCCTCACCGCTGACGCTTCCAACCTCGACTCGCCCAAGCTCATCCACATCAGCGACTTCCTTGTCTTGGGATAGATAATCACTCAGAGCCGTGACATCCCGCTGAGTGCCGTCTGAAAACTTAGCCATCACCTTGAGCTGCTGCGTCTCCGCTT
This genomic interval carries:
- a CDS encoding PPC domain-containing protein — translated: MKNRVVTRVWRVILPGWIKGIIGVYCLGGHTQAVLADAPRMEALFPAGGQKGSSFEVSVTGKVGAECRLWTNAPGVFFMPTGRKQEWRATVSDQTKPGLYLVRAINDEGASEPRWFSIGSFAEMLENEPNDELGKSQEVTKLPICINGRLDKGGDVDGYAVRLDAGQTLTAVVEAYALGSGVDMLAHVIDEKGIRVLTASDGRNLDPSLAFKAPAAGLYTVQLAGFAHPPVADVRFTGGASVVYRLHLTRSAVATHLFPPVVSRQGKHDVTLAGPDIPASQSKYSYSPNELQVFEPWVQLTPPAAVLPLQAVVTSEAPILEKEPNDSREQATSITTVYASGVIQTKGDVDRYAVEMKKGQKLQARIWAKQLGLPLDAIVSVETPDGKVMTSSDDVSELNRDPLLTWTATSEGQHQIVVEDLMHQGSAQHAYVLEVRPPEPDFQVDLVDVKALLLEAGKTVSLKAKIKRLNGFKAPLVVRASGLPVGVHAPDVTVPDKDGEVELKIHAAVNAPASGQPIQVEVWTGGEGAQMHVAQGALRGENQRGTSLLDTTSQVWVTVKPKRD
- a CDS encoding DUF1501 domain-containing protein, which gives rise to MKYNCNGLGRRDFLQTGFAALGGIAFSDILALRAQAAQARGKLSPDQINCILVWLDGGPSHYETFDPKPEAPKEIRGEFKSIPTCVPGVHFSETLPRLAKSFNKFTVVRSICHKDPNHGGGNHYLMTGSPTPVPVGCGAFVSFHPSFGSMVSHERGIRGGLPAYMSLPAASRSGGPNFLGAQHAPFVIGGDPNSKSFRVRDVAIPQEISEGRAMSRNRLRASLDNLKRITDKAAEDPTVGFDQFYQQGLELVTSPTAQAAFDLSKESEATRKLYGENDFGQRLLLARRLAEVGVSFTVAYWGGWDHHRDIFKTFKGGFADKLDQGLNGLITDLDQRGMLDNTLVICLGEFGRTPKVNKDSGRDHWPGAMSVLMAGAGIPGGQVVGATDPKGYYAAENIYSPEDFAVSLYTKLGIDPHQVLHTNTGRPLQLVNGGKLIKELFV
- a CDS encoding DUF1549 and DUF1553 domain-containing protein, coding for MIRLSLLNPMLVALAASQGWAQEKPVSFVHDVMPHLMKAGCAAGNCHAKPEGQNNFKLSVFGYDPKHDYHEIVRDDRGRRVFPAAPEESLLLKKATGEVPHEGGARIKRDSLAYRYTVAWIRAGMPMEIPGEPQLAQVQVEPREKNYRKAETQQLKVMAKFSDGTQRDVTALSDYLSQDKEVADVDELGRVEVGSVSGEGVIVVRYMGFVDVARVTVPTEKALPTELYAKLPVNNEIDRLVYARHQKLGILPSDTCTDEEFLRRVSMDLVGRLPTGDQARRFIADLRTDKRQRLVDELLRDPNYADHWAVKWGDLIRPNPSRVGVKPVYLLDAWLRDSFRQNKPYDQMVRELLTAEGSSHEYGPVAVLRDKREPIDASSFVSQIFLGVRLDCAKCHHHPSEKWTQEDYYQLAAFFGQMKRKGQAISAPISGEPEYWWYGGKGEVTHPVTDAVMVPKPPDGPEMPYVKGQDPRVALTDWMASSDNPFFAKAIVNRIWSDFLGRGIVDPVDDFRVSNPPTNEDLLEWLAHDFSSHGYDLKHLMRTIVNSRTYQLSSQPNDSNLADNKNFSHSLKRRLSAEVLLDAVSDLTGIRDAFSGLPPNSRAVQTWNHELDSDFLDAFGRPNASQECPCERDRKSSVVQALHLMNSNSLQTKLSSPSGKLKALAKGNLPEPKVVTEIYLAAYNRLPTDQELKTALQFFSQPGSTREIAIEDLAWALINSAEFVFNH